The following proteins are encoded in a genomic region of Cyclonatronum proteinivorum:
- a CDS encoding S9 family peptidase, whose amino-acid sequence MMFLFKHPLSWLSALTVMVLLSVQTNVQAQQPMTPMQLAMMENVGAVVISSEGTHVAFTKVVPADPRTDNSPSSVELHYMNLMNGEVRQVPLDRNPGGLAARPTLDSFTFVTRMDDDEFNAVYELNPLTGEVRQLFMHTSNMLGYVWDDRGRRLAFFANEEMDLPENPLPYEPIYFEENRPQRLAHVVDLQASNRQVVDLGVTGSYYILSFAPGGAQIAASIAPTPEVDDELMFQVVHVFDSNTGALQARIDNAGKIGQIEWSPNGERLALRAGNSINDPIDGRIMVVSAEGGTPENINPDFLGKYEQIKWTADDTIHFLASEGVWSSFGTIAPDGSNKERLIDLGGPIKRSFSVSDNGHIAFAVDTPEHPREAYLLRRGSDELERLTTTNPWLSEVAMGVQELITYPARDGRMIEGLLIRPFNENEAERYPLITVIHGGPEAHYSNGWLTGYSLPGQLMAARGYAVFYPNYRGSTGRGLEFIKSSQSDLAGAEFDDVVDGVDYLIESGLVDEGRVGATGGSYGGYGTAWMSTYYSDRFAAGVMFVGISNNISKWGTSDIPEELYLVHSRKRLWDYWEGNLRRSPIYYVDRTETPLLIMHGAEDTRVHPAQSLELYRHIKVRKPEVPLRLVLYPNEGHGNVRATSRLDYNLRMIRWFDTYLKGDANQPVPPTHLNFSDFGITFD is encoded by the coding sequence ATGATGTTTCTTTTCAAACATCCACTCTCGTGGCTTAGCGCCCTCACTGTAATGGTGCTGTTATCTGTACAAACAAATGTACAGGCGCAGCAGCCTATGACACCTATGCAGTTAGCCATGATGGAAAATGTCGGTGCTGTCGTCATTTCCTCTGAAGGCACGCATGTGGCGTTCACCAAAGTGGTACCGGCTGATCCCCGCACAGATAACAGCCCGTCATCCGTAGAGCTTCACTACATGAATCTGATGAACGGCGAAGTGCGTCAGGTCCCCCTCGACCGCAACCCCGGCGGACTTGCAGCCCGCCCGACGCTTGATTCTTTCACCTTTGTCACCCGCATGGATGACGATGAGTTCAACGCGGTATACGAGCTGAATCCGCTTACGGGCGAAGTACGTCAGCTCTTTATGCACACGTCAAATATGCTCGGATACGTATGGGACGACCGCGGCCGCCGTCTCGCTTTTTTCGCCAATGAAGAAATGGACCTGCCCGAAAATCCCCTTCCCTACGAGCCTATTTATTTTGAAGAAAACCGTCCGCAGCGCCTTGCGCATGTGGTAGACCTTCAGGCCTCAAACCGTCAGGTTGTTGACCTTGGGGTTACCGGATCGTACTACATTTTGAGTTTTGCACCGGGTGGCGCGCAGATTGCGGCCTCCATTGCTCCGACACCTGAAGTGGATGATGAGCTCATGTTTCAGGTCGTTCACGTGTTCGACAGCAACACCGGTGCCCTTCAGGCCCGCATTGATAATGCCGGTAAAATCGGTCAGATTGAGTGGAGCCCTAACGGCGAGCGTCTTGCTCTGCGTGCCGGAAATTCCATCAATGACCCCATCGATGGCCGTATCATGGTCGTAAGCGCCGAAGGCGGCACGCCTGAAAACATCAATCCGGACTTTTTAGGCAAGTACGAGCAGATCAAATGGACTGCCGACGACACCATTCACTTCCTTGCAAGTGAAGGCGTTTGGAGCAGCTTTGGTACCATCGCCCCGGACGGCAGCAACAAAGAGCGGCTGATCGATCTCGGCGGCCCGATCAAGCGCAGTTTTTCTGTTTCTGATAACGGACATATAGCCTTTGCGGTAGATACCCCGGAACATCCGCGGGAAGCCTACCTCCTGCGCCGTGGCAGTGATGAGCTCGAGCGCCTCACCACAACCAACCCGTGGCTGTCTGAAGTTGCCATGGGCGTTCAGGAACTGATCACCTATCCTGCCCGCGACGGTCGCATGATTGAAGGCCTTCTGATCCGTCCGTTCAACGAGAATGAAGCCGAGCGCTACCCGCTCATCACCGTTATTCATGGCGGTCCGGAAGCCCACTACAGCAATGGCTGGCTCACCGGCTACTCCCTGCCGGGTCAGCTGATGGCGGCACGCGGCTACGCCGTCTTTTATCCCAACTACCGCGGCAGCACAGGGCGCGGCCTTGAATTCATCAAATCATCCCAAAGTGACCTTGCCGGCGCCGAGTTCGATGATGTGGTGGATGGCGTGGACTACCTGATTGAAAGCGGCCTCGTTGACGAAGGCCGTGTGGGCGCAACCGGCGGCTCCTACGGCGGCTACGGTACAGCCTGGATGAGTACCTACTACTCTGACCGCTTCGCTGCAGGCGTAATGTTCGTGGGCATTAGCAACAATATTTCGAAGTGGGGCACAAGCGACATCCCCGAAGAACTGTATCTCGTACATTCGCGCAAGCGACTTTGGGACTACTGGGAAGGCAACCTCCGCCGCAGCCCCATTTACTATGTTGACAGAACCGAGACCCCGCTCCTGATTATGCACGGCGCAGAAGATACGCGTGTGCACCCGGCGCAGTCGCTCGAGCTCTACCGCCACATCAAGGTTCGTAAGCCGGAAGTACCGCTCCGCCTCGTGCTGTACCCGAATGAAGGTCACGGCAACGTTCGCGCAACTTCACGCCTCGATTACAACCTGCGCATGATTCGCTGGTTCGATACCTACCTGAAAGGCGACGCCAATCAGCCGGTACCGCCAACACACCTCAACTTCAGCGACTTCGGCATTACCTTCGACTGA
- the msrA gene encoding peptide-methionine (S)-S-oxide reductase MsrA — MKEYAFILLLLALFAILWFAFGARAQDRTFANPTYTNTPAHMIPEHAEKATFGGGCFWCVEAVFQRVNGVYAVVSGYAGGHVPDPTYRQVITGTTGHAEVIQVTFDPNEVRYEELLEIFFRTHDPTTLNRQGNDIGPQYRSIVLYESDAQRDSAEQVKARLDTAEIWPNPIVTEIVPLDVFYEAEEYHQNYFNRNPDQAYCQVVIVPKLRKFERLFDERFGR, encoded by the coding sequence ATGAAAGAATACGCGTTCATCCTGTTGCTCCTTGCGCTTTTTGCCATCCTTTGGTTTGCCTTTGGCGCGCGTGCACAGGACCGCACATTTGCCAACCCTACTTACACCAATACCCCGGCACACATGATTCCCGAGCACGCAGAAAAAGCGACCTTCGGCGGCGGCTGTTTTTGGTGCGTTGAAGCTGTTTTTCAGCGGGTAAACGGCGTCTATGCCGTTGTATCCGGCTATGCAGGCGGACACGTACCCGATCCCACCTACCGTCAGGTCATCACCGGCACAACCGGACATGCAGAAGTGATTCAGGTCACCTTCGATCCCAACGAAGTCCGCTATGAAGAACTTCTGGAAATTTTCTTCCGCACCCACGATCCCACAACCCTCAACCGGCAGGGAAACGATATAGGCCCGCAGTACCGCTCCATCGTTTTATATGAAAGCGACGCACAGCGCGACTCGGCTGAGCAGGTGAAAGCAAGACTCGATACAGCTGAAATCTGGCCCAACCCCATCGTTACCGAAATTGTACCACTTGATGTTTTTTATGAAGCGGAAGAGTACCATCAGAACTACTTCAACCGGAATCCGGATCAGGCTTATTGTCAGGTTGTGATCGTACCAAAACTCCGGAAATTCGAGCGCCTTTTCGATGAGCGCTTTGGCCGCTAA
- a CDS encoding low molecular weight phosphatase family protein, with product MSLLPNISAFLEKAAAAHFPAGDRKAHLDDEIARIREAMRHEPKPSFVFVCTHNSRRSHFARVWAEVVQYQLTEGSLPYRMESAGTEVTACNPRTVASLSRCGFDIAEPGDGENPRYRCRYADVDTVPPMQLWSKTLDDPAITQPLIAVMTCSDADQNCPIVPGALVRARVTYDDPKTSDDSPAEAQTYDTRSAQIAGEMHYIFSRLHR from the coding sequence ATGTCACTCCTCCCCAACATTTCCGCTTTTCTTGAAAAAGCTGCCGCAGCACATTTTCCTGCCGGCGACCGCAAAGCCCATTTAGACGACGAAATTGCACGCATACGGGAAGCCATGCGTCATGAGCCGAAGCCATCCTTCGTATTTGTGTGCACGCACAATTCCCGGCGCAGCCATTTCGCTCGGGTCTGGGCGGAAGTCGTACAGTATCAGCTTACGGAAGGCTCCCTGCCCTACCGGATGGAATCCGCCGGCACTGAAGTCACGGCCTGCAACCCCCGCACGGTCGCTTCACTGTCCCGCTGCGGCTTTGACATCGCGGAGCCGGGTGATGGTGAAAATCCGCGCTACCGCTGCCGTTACGCAGATGTGGATACAGTCCCTCCCATGCAGCTCTGGTCGAAAACCCTTGACGATCCCGCCATCACCCAACCACTGATTGCGGTGATGACCTGTTCCGACGCCGATCAGAATTGCCCGATTGTGCCCGGTGCGCTCGTCCGTGCCCGTGTCACCTACGATGACCCCAAAACCAGTGATGACAGCCCCGCAGAAGCCCAAACCTACGATACCCGCTCCGCTCAGATTGCCGGGGAAATGCACTATATCTTCTCCCGCCTGCACCGCTGA
- a CDS encoding GlsB/YeaQ/YmgE family stress response membrane protein, whose translation MGLFEFIFLLLVAGVCGSIGQSIAGTSKGGCVVSIVLGFIGALIGSWMSRTLNLPELFTFTIGGESFPVIWSIIGSVVFVTILSLLTGKK comes from the coding sequence ATGGGCTTATTCGAATTCATCTTCCTTCTTCTCGTTGCCGGCGTATGCGGCTCCATCGGTCAGTCCATTGCCGGCACATCCAAGGGCGGTTGCGTAGTGTCGATCGTACTCGGATTCATCGGCGCGCTGATCGGCTCATGGATGAGCCGGACGCTCAACCTGCCGGAACTGTTCACCTTCACCATTGGGGGCGAATCGTTTCCGGTCATCTGGTCCATCATCGGTTCCGTTGTTTTTGTCACGATCCTGAGCCTCCTCACCGGTAAAAAATAA
- a CDS encoding sugar phosphate nucleotidyltransferase, whose amino-acid sequence MKLIIPMAGRGTRLRPHTHTTPKPLLPIAGTMMVERIVKTFSETLEKPIEEIAFVLGDFGAAVEQQLRDMAQRFNAKGSIYYQHQALGTAHAVYCAKDSMQGEVIVAFADTLFNTDGIVRVEEADAAIWLKEVENYQSFGVALMEEGRITGFVEKPQEPVSKHAIIGVYYFKEGEGLRDELINIVENDLKSPRGEYELTDAIEALLSQGKVFRPATVQEWLDCGTIQNWLDTTFHVLKTSATDPETVQHSGCTIHEPVFIGPDVVLENSTIGPNAVIERGAVVRNSTIQNSILNEQAQAEQVSLNNSSVGVLAKVKDFNGSLHIGDHSLVGFA is encoded by the coding sequence ATGAAGCTTATTATACCTATGGCGGGCCGCGGCACCCGGCTGCGCCCGCACACGCATACCACGCCCAAACCCTTGCTCCCTATCGCCGGCACCATGATGGTTGAGCGTATTGTGAAGACCTTTAGCGAAACCCTTGAAAAACCCATTGAAGAAATTGCCTTCGTTTTGGGCGATTTTGGCGCTGCCGTAGAGCAGCAGCTGCGCGACATGGCACAGCGGTTTAATGCCAAAGGCAGTATTTATTATCAGCACCAGGCCCTTGGCACCGCACATGCCGTTTACTGCGCAAAAGACTCCATGCAGGGCGAAGTCATCGTCGCCTTCGCCGACACCCTCTTCAACACAGACGGCATTGTTCGGGTCGAAGAAGCCGACGCCGCCATTTGGCTCAAGGAAGTGGAAAACTACCAGAGCTTCGGCGTTGCGCTCATGGAAGAAGGGCGTATCACCGGCTTTGTGGAAAAGCCCCAGGAGCCGGTTTCAAAACACGCCATTATAGGGGTATACTATTTTAAGGAAGGGGAAGGCCTGCGGGACGAACTCATCAACATTGTCGAAAACGACCTCAAGAGTCCGCGGGGTGAATATGAACTCACCGACGCCATTGAAGCCCTTTTGTCGCAGGGCAAAGTTTTCCGTCCCGCTACGGTGCAGGAGTGGCTCGACTGCGGCACCATCCAAAACTGGCTCGACACCACCTTTCATGTCCTCAAAACCAGCGCAACAGATCCCGAAACTGTACAACACAGCGGCTGCACCATCCATGAGCCGGTTTTCATAGGCCCGGATGTCGTCCTCGAAAACAGCACCATAGGACCCAACGCCGTGATTGAACGGGGAGCTGTTGTGCGCAACAGTACGATTCAGAACAGTATCCTCAACGAACAGGCACAGGCAGAGCAGGTTTCCCTCAACAACAGCTCTGTGGGTGTACTGGCGAAAGTCAAAGACTTTAATGGAAGCCTGCACATCGGAGACCATTCACTGGTAGGTTTCGCTTAA
- a CDS encoding UDP-N-acetylmuramoyl-tripeptide--D-alanyl-D-alanine ligase — translation MIYFIFVELLIFAFLMVVLRHSFMRAKHFLHVFQQLGYKMPEYWKYIKGNQLGAFVVTAHLFAVPLFLLSFVESRFTVTAYALLVSIFGIGFFLPTAYIRAQRPKKPLVFTPRLKRLFATVAVLYVVLVLAGSLPAWQFRVLLPDVTILALVWVLADMLTPLFVLFAASLMKPVENRIQEGFKHKARQKLAQMRDLRIIGITGSYGKTSVKFMIKTLLEERFSVCATPGSFNTPMGICKVINGDLEAHHQVLVLEMGARHRGNIKELCDIASPHIAVISNVGKAHLESFGSQEIIAKTKGELLLNSRPDATAVLNSDDPLVMGMPRRQSTTVIPAGLESGIFVVDDVRYGREGCTFTLTLKETGESATVTTRLLGEHTIRNLMLAFGVGHHFGLRLQTMALAAARIEPVEHRLELKPAGDITIIDDAFNSNPIGAKNAVDVLAQFMDGRRFIITPGMVELGEEEEAENRAFGRHIGESGIEGVYLVGPKRTRPIYEGLTEAGYAEDKIKVFESFFDARDYMNATKQPGDVVLLENDLPDVYNES, via the coding sequence TTGATCTATTTCATCTTTGTAGAGCTTCTCATTTTTGCGTTTTTAATGGTTGTGCTTCGGCACAGCTTCATGCGGGCCAAACATTTCCTGCATGTTTTCCAGCAACTCGGATACAAAATGCCGGAATACTGGAAGTACATTAAGGGAAATCAGCTGGGGGCTTTTGTGGTAACGGCGCACCTGTTTGCCGTGCCGCTGTTTCTGCTCAGTTTTGTGGAATCGCGCTTTACGGTTACGGCCTACGCGCTGTTGGTTAGCATTTTCGGGATTGGCTTTTTTCTGCCTACGGCTTACATCCGCGCGCAGCGTCCGAAGAAGCCGCTGGTTTTTACACCGCGACTGAAGCGGCTCTTTGCAACCGTTGCAGTATTGTATGTAGTACTTGTACTTGCCGGAAGCCTGCCTGCCTGGCAGTTCCGGGTTCTGCTGCCGGATGTGACCATTCTCGCACTCGTTTGGGTGCTGGCTGATATGCTGACCCCGCTTTTTGTGCTGTTTGCCGCGTCGCTGATGAAGCCGGTGGAAAACCGCATTCAGGAAGGCTTTAAGCACAAGGCACGGCAAAAACTGGCGCAAATGCGCGATCTAAGAATCATCGGGATTACGGGCAGTTACGGCAAAACGTCGGTTAAATTCATGATCAAAACCCTGCTCGAAGAACGCTTCAGCGTATGTGCAACGCCGGGCAGTTTTAATACGCCTATGGGAATCTGCAAGGTGATTAACGGCGATCTTGAAGCCCATCATCAGGTGCTGGTGCTGGAAATGGGTGCCCGGCACCGGGGGAATATTAAGGAGCTGTGTGATATTGCGAGTCCGCACATTGCGGTGATTTCCAATGTCGGCAAGGCGCACCTTGAGAGCTTTGGCTCGCAGGAAATCATTGCCAAAACAAAGGGCGAGCTGCTGCTCAACAGCCGCCCTGACGCTACCGCTGTGCTGAACTCGGATGATCCGCTGGTGATGGGCATGCCGCGGCGGCAAAGCACGACGGTGATCCCTGCCGGACTTGAATCCGGGATTTTTGTGGTGGATGATGTGCGTTACGGGCGCGAAGGCTGCACCTTCACCCTTACCCTGAAGGAAACCGGAGAAAGCGCGACCGTCACAACCCGCCTGCTGGGTGAGCATACGATCCGCAATCTTATGCTGGCGTTTGGGGTAGGGCACCATTTTGGTCTCCGGCTGCAAACCATGGCGCTGGCTGCCGCACGTATTGAACCGGTCGAGCACCGTCTTGAGCTCAAACCCGCGGGCGACATCACCATTATTGATGATGCCTTCAACTCAAATCCCATTGGGGCCAAAAATGCGGTTGATGTGCTCGCGCAGTTTATGGACGGACGGCGGTTCATCATTACGCCGGGTATGGTTGAGCTGGGGGAGGAGGAGGAAGCCGAAAACCGCGCCTTTGGCCGGCATATAGGGGAATCGGGCATTGAGGGGGTGTATCTCGTCGGGCCGAAGCGTACCCGTCCGATTTATGAGGGTTTAACGGAAGCCGGCTATGCAGAAGACAAGATCAAAGTTTTTGAATCCTTTTTCGATGCGCGCGATTATATGAATGCCACCAAACAGCCGGGAGATGTGGTCCTGCTCGAAAACGATCTGCCGGACGTGTACAACGAAAGCTGA
- a CDS encoding FtsX-like permease family protein, which yields MKATSLIARRYLFSKKKISLVSVLTLISISGVTLGTALLIIVLSVFNGFFDLVKGWMMAQDPDIRIESATGRSLTWDDHHREALAGIPEIQVVSPFVEGKALVALRGGDFKVARIRGVETEAFSRMFELETFFPDGPFDLGISNRRPGVLMSRQKRSRLGLDYGGDLRLTSAESIQRSLTQFSGPRNFTFDVRGTYQLIQPQDDAPMFIEMAAAQRLFNMRGAISGVDLQLADYRQADAVKARLEAALGPDYSVRTWFDLQRALYDVMNLEKWGAYIILMIIVLVAVLNIVGSLTMIVIQKTKDIAMLRSIGFTPADIRAIFLKQGLIIGLIGCGLGGTVGVTLTLLQERFGMVKMFGAESFVIDAYPVVLAYSDLALVLTGSLLLCLIASLYPAKRASQIEIADGLRYE from the coding sequence ATGAAGGCCACCTCCCTCATTGCCCGACGCTACCTGTTCTCCAAAAAGAAAATCTCCCTCGTTTCCGTGCTCACACTCATCAGCATTTCGGGGGTTACGCTGGGCACCGCGCTACTCATCATTGTGCTGTCGGTATTCAACGGTTTTTTTGACCTGGTGAAAGGATGGATGATGGCGCAGGATCCCGATATCCGGATTGAATCCGCCACCGGCAGGTCGCTCACCTGGGATGACCATCACCGTGAAGCCCTTGCCGGCATTCCGGAAATTCAGGTCGTTTCCCCATTTGTGGAAGGCAAAGCGCTCGTCGCCCTGCGTGGCGGGGACTTCAAAGTTGCCCGCATACGGGGTGTCGAAACCGAAGCCTTCAGCCGCATGTTCGAACTCGAAACCTTTTTCCCGGACGGCCCTTTCGACCTCGGCATAAGCAACAGGCGGCCCGGTGTGCTCATGAGCCGGCAAAAACGCTCCCGACTCGGCCTCGATTACGGCGGCGACCTCCGCCTCACCAGCGCCGAATCCATTCAGCGAAGCCTCACACAGTTTTCCGGACCGCGCAACTTCACCTTCGATGTACGCGGCACCTATCAGCTCATTCAGCCGCAGGACGACGCCCCCATGTTCATCGAAATGGCCGCCGCACAGCGCCTGTTCAACATGCGCGGCGCCATCAGCGGGGTTGACCTGCAGCTTGCCGACTACCGGCAGGCCGACGCCGTCAAAGCCCGCCTCGAAGCCGCCCTCGGCCCGGACTACAGCGTCCGCACCTGGTTCGACCTGCAGCGCGCCCTCTACGACGTGATGAACCTCGAAAAGTGGGGCGCCTACATCATCCTTATGATAATCGTGCTCGTAGCCGTGCTCAACATTGTGGGCTCGCTCACCATGATCGTCATCCAAAAAACCAAAGACATCGCCATGCTGCGTAGCATAGGCTTCACCCCGGCTGATATCCGCGCCATCTTCCTCAAACAGGGCCTTATCATCGGCCTCATCGGCTGCGGACTCGGCGGCACTGTTGGCGTCACCCTCACCCTGTTACAGGAGCGCTTTGGCATGGTCAAAATGTTCGGTGCCGAGTCCTTCGTAATCGACGCCTACCCGGTCGTACTTGCCTACAGCGACCTCGCCCTCGTGCTCACCGGAAGCCTCCTCCTCTGCCTCATTGCCAGCCTCTACCCCGCAAAACGCGCCTCCCAAATCGAAATCGCCGACGGACTCCGCTACGAATAG